Proteins co-encoded in one Chaetodon auriga isolate fChaAug3 chromosome 9, fChaAug3.hap1, whole genome shotgun sequence genomic window:
- the LOC143325474 gene encoding signal-transducing adaptor protein 1-like isoform X1 — protein sequence MSVHPRVIHKRRETITALPLYYSGHLLKKHRKEKDFKKYYAELRGATLFLYEDDTQDTYTEKLNLEELTSMELDSPYQRKTPTIFTLRLSTEVVQLKMDNPDTGEEWRGYILTVIKKEIPSKLQLLPGQMMQLQEVRDQERRRRNLLTLRPPLPPRPSVLLASPPPPPPKDKPDGAPEVPECFFSVTRQEAERMLEANPEYGGMILRPSTLENNYALTIRQMMPSGPLTRNYRVTTTNSGFVIELETPVTVSSLKGVVKYFLEKTEYRLRPYMLSQPYDTHIELSFAPSITLPTPKTIPKAQVAPMLQSKTKEAPALPPKEPVGGEYVVPCDGSSDDLNELKLVAQLDGELQEVLKFRRDGICAATTREEEVTTYENQTSEKCHFNTVLWAIESAVV from the exons ATGTCCGTGCACCCCAGAGTCATCCACAAGAGGAGGGAGACCATCACAGCTCTGCCTCTCTACTACTCCGGACACCTgctgaagaaacacagaaaagagaag GATTTTAAGAAGTACTACGCAGAGCTCCGGGGAGCCACGCTCTTTCTGTACGAGGATGACACACAGGACACG TACACAGAGAAGCTGAACCTGGAGGAGCTGACGTCCATGGAGTTAGATTCTCCATATCAGAGGAAAACGCCAACGATCTTCACTCTCAGGCTGTCCACAGAGGTGGTGCAGCTGAag ATGGACAATCCTGACAcaggggaggagtggaggggtTACATCCTGACTGTGATCAAa AAAGAGATTCCCAgtaagctgcagctgctgccggGCCAGAtgatgcagctgcaggaggtTCGGGatcaggagaggagaagaagaaacctCCTCACGCTGCGCCCACCCCTCCCACCCCGACCATCCGTCCTGTTagcctcccccccccctccaccgcCCAAAGACAAGCCTGATGGTGCCCCTGAGGTTCCTGA GTGTTTCTTCAGTGTGACTCGGCAGGAGGCTGAGCGGATGCTGGAGGCAAATCCCGAGTATGGAGGCATGATCCTTCGCCCGTCCACCCTGGAGAACAACTACGCCCTGACAATCCGACAAATGATGCCCAG TGGACCTCTCACGAGGAACTACAGAGTGACCACCACAAACTCAGGGTTTGTCATTGAGCTGGAGACACCA GTGACGGTCTCCTCCTTGAAGGGTGTAGTTAAATACTTCCTTGAAAAGACAGAGTACCGTCTTCGTCCCTACATGTTGTCTCAGCCCTACGACACTCACATTG AGCTGTCATTTGCTCCGAGCATCACCTTGCCTACACCTAAAACAATACCCAAGGCACAAGTGGCACCGATGCTGCAGTCAAAGACCAAAGAAGCACCTGCGCTCCCTCCAAAGGAGCCAGTAGGCGGTGAATACGTGGTTCCTTGCGATGGCAGTTCTGATGATCTAAATGAACTAAAGCTGG TAGCTCAGTTGGATGGAGAGCTGCAGGAAGTTTTAAAATTCCGGAGGGATGGCATCTGCGCTGCAACTACCAGGGAAGAGGAAGTCACCACCTATGAGAATCAAACCAGtgaaaaatgccattttaacACAGTACTGTGGGCCATCGAGAGTGCAGTGGTGTGA
- the LOC143325474 gene encoding signal-transducing adaptor protein 1-like isoform X2 translates to MSVHPRVIHKRRETITALPLYYSGHLLKKHRKEKDFKKYYAELRGATLFLYEDDTQDTYTEKLNLEELTSMELDSPYQRKTPTIFTLRLSTEVVQLKMDNPDTGEEWRGYILTVIKKEIPSKLQLLPGQMMQLQEVRDQERRRRNLLTLRPPLPPRPSVLLASPPPPPPKDKPDGAPEVPECFFSVTRQEAERMLEANPEYGGMILRPSTLENNYALTIRQMMPSGPLTRNYRVTTTNSGFVIELETPVTVSSLKGVVKYFLEKTEYRLRPYMLSQPYDTHIELSFAPSITLPTPKTIPKAQVAPMLQSKTKEAPALPPKEPVGGEYVVPCDGSSDDLNELKLAQLDGELQEVLKFRRDGICAATTREEEVTTYENQTSEKCHFNTVLWAIESAVV, encoded by the exons ATGTCCGTGCACCCCAGAGTCATCCACAAGAGGAGGGAGACCATCACAGCTCTGCCTCTCTACTACTCCGGACACCTgctgaagaaacacagaaaagagaag GATTTTAAGAAGTACTACGCAGAGCTCCGGGGAGCCACGCTCTTTCTGTACGAGGATGACACACAGGACACG TACACAGAGAAGCTGAACCTGGAGGAGCTGACGTCCATGGAGTTAGATTCTCCATATCAGAGGAAAACGCCAACGATCTTCACTCTCAGGCTGTCCACAGAGGTGGTGCAGCTGAag ATGGACAATCCTGACAcaggggaggagtggaggggtTACATCCTGACTGTGATCAAa AAAGAGATTCCCAgtaagctgcagctgctgccggGCCAGAtgatgcagctgcaggaggtTCGGGatcaggagaggagaagaagaaacctCCTCACGCTGCGCCCACCCCTCCCACCCCGACCATCCGTCCTGTTagcctcccccccccctccaccgcCCAAAGACAAGCCTGATGGTGCCCCTGAGGTTCCTGA GTGTTTCTTCAGTGTGACTCGGCAGGAGGCTGAGCGGATGCTGGAGGCAAATCCCGAGTATGGAGGCATGATCCTTCGCCCGTCCACCCTGGAGAACAACTACGCCCTGACAATCCGACAAATGATGCCCAG TGGACCTCTCACGAGGAACTACAGAGTGACCACCACAAACTCAGGGTTTGTCATTGAGCTGGAGACACCA GTGACGGTCTCCTCCTTGAAGGGTGTAGTTAAATACTTCCTTGAAAAGACAGAGTACCGTCTTCGTCCCTACATGTTGTCTCAGCCCTACGACACTCACATTG AGCTGTCATTTGCTCCGAGCATCACCTTGCCTACACCTAAAACAATACCCAAGGCACAAGTGGCACCGATGCTGCAGTCAAAGACCAAAGAAGCACCTGCGCTCCCTCCAAAGGAGCCAGTAGGCGGTGAATACGTGGTTCCTTGCGATGGCAGTTCTGATGATCTAAATGAACTAAAGCTGG CTCAGTTGGATGGAGAGCTGCAGGAAGTTTTAAAATTCCGGAGGGATGGCATCTGCGCTGCAACTACCAGGGAAGAGGAAGTCACCACCTATGAGAATCAAACCAGtgaaaaatgccattttaacACAGTACTGTGGGCCATCGAGAGTGCAGTGGTGTGA